The Paenibacillus tianjinensis genome has a window encoding:
- a CDS encoding helix-turn-helix domain-containing protein produces the protein MSNFGQQLRQIRQQKGFGLNEFAKEIGVSPAYLSNLETGKTQTIQLEILSKLKQELHMIINEDVAQNDHTVWRAERIGELLLDLHRTNPIATDYLMTMVEQGVELFTAGSSDIH, from the coding sequence ATGAGCAATTTCGGACAACAATTAAGGCAGATTAGACAGCAGAAGGGGTTCGGTCTGAACGAGTTCGCCAAAGAGATAGGGGTTTCACCCGCGTACTTAAGCAATCTGGAAACGGGAAAAACACAGACCATCCAGCTAGAAATATTGAGTAAGCTGAAGCAAGAACTACATATGATCATTAACGAGGATGTTGCCCAGAACGATCATACAGTGTGGCGTGCAGAGCGCATAGGTGAATTGCTGTTGGACTTGCACCGCACCAATCCGATAGCTACTGATTACTTGATGACGATGGTGGAACAAGGAGTGGAGCTATTCACAGCCGGATCATCCGACATCCATTAA
- a CDS encoding recombinase family protein: MSGKQQKNEAYDIRSVALYCRVSTDEQAREGVSLDEQQERLKAYCRAMGWTEQVQLFVDDGYSAKNLDRPELKRLLQAVKSGNVSRIMVTKLDRMSRRLLDLLNLIDMFQNCEVSFVSISESFDTNTPSGRLTLQVLGAVAEFERERIRERVFENMFHAATTGKWLTQSPYGYDLLDKSLVINDKEADIVRRVYDLYLNEGLGFYSIAKRLNEEGIPSRQRKEWSIRAIKLMLTNPAYKGTLVWNRIDSSKSKRKDKDESEWVNVEDCLPVIIEKPIWESVQRRKGQTSMAPRAQTSPHLLGGMLRCGNCGSGMSIGFSGSPSKRYRVYRCSANKNKGTCTSKQYRADLVEEWFKDGLLQIVGDTSGILMIMAKEAAIKSDRDQLEQKANTAKARYKRKIEAYTSGLIELDDLNEEKARLDQILSGLEKIDHGEAESIDMGQLQKELNGKVNNIISAINLLPVEQAKGIIQTLIQYMIVHGDEDIEIKLQPL; the protein is encoded by the coding sequence ATGAGCGGAAAACAACAGAAAAATGAAGCATATGATATCCGTTCTGTGGCTTTGTACTGCCGGGTTTCTACCGATGAGCAAGCAAGAGAGGGCGTCTCACTGGATGAACAGCAGGAACGGTTAAAAGCTTATTGCCGGGCAATGGGCTGGACGGAGCAGGTTCAGCTTTTCGTCGATGACGGTTATTCAGCTAAAAACCTGGATCGACCGGAGTTAAAAAGGTTGCTGCAGGCGGTAAAGAGCGGAAACGTATCTCGTATCATGGTCACCAAGCTCGATCGGATGAGTAGACGATTGTTAGATTTACTGAATCTAATTGACATGTTTCAAAATTGCGAGGTTTCTTTTGTATCCATTAGCGAATCTTTTGATACTAACACACCATCTGGTCGTCTTACGCTACAGGTTTTGGGAGCAGTTGCTGAGTTTGAGCGGGAGCGTATTCGTGAACGTGTGTTTGAAAATATGTTTCACGCCGCCACTACTGGAAAATGGTTAACGCAAAGTCCGTATGGGTATGACCTATTGGACAAGTCCTTAGTTATTAATGATAAGGAAGCAGATATAGTAAGGCGGGTGTACGATTTGTACCTGAATGAAGGGCTCGGTTTTTATTCCATTGCGAAAAGATTAAATGAGGAAGGCATTCCATCCAGACAGCGGAAAGAGTGGTCCATTCGAGCAATTAAGTTGATGTTAACGAATCCCGCTTATAAAGGTACATTGGTCTGGAATCGGATAGATTCAAGCAAATCAAAGCGTAAAGACAAGGATGAATCGGAGTGGGTGAACGTGGAAGATTGTCTACCGGTCATTATTGAGAAGCCAATATGGGAAAGTGTGCAAAGACGAAAGGGACAAACGTCTATGGCTCCAAGAGCCCAGACAAGTCCGCATCTGTTGGGTGGTATGCTAAGATGTGGGAATTGTGGATCGGGTATGAGTATTGGTTTCTCAGGTTCTCCTAGTAAACGATATCGTGTTTATCGTTGTTCAGCGAATAAGAATAAAGGCACATGTACGAGTAAGCAATATCGTGCAGATTTGGTTGAGGAATGGTTTAAAGATGGATTGCTGCAGATCGTTGGAGATACTTCCGGTATCTTGATGATCATGGCGAAGGAAGCGGCTATAAAGTCGGATAGAGATCAACTTGAGCAAAAGGCAAACACTGCTAAAGCACGGTATAAGCGGAAAATAGAAGCCTATACTTCGGGCTTAATTGAGCTGGACGATTTAAATGAAGAGAAGGCAAGACTAGATCAGATTTTATCGGGGCTTGAGAAGATAGATCATGGGGAAGCCGAATCAATAGATATGGGACAGCTTCAGAAGGAGTTAAACGGAAAAGTGAACAATATCATTAGCGCTATAAATTTGCTGCCGGTCGAACAAGCCAAAGGCATTATTCAAACATTGATACAATATATGATCGTTCACGGGGATGAGGATATTGAAATTAAACTACAGCCGCTATAA
- a CDS encoding DUF262 domain-containing protein produces the protein MKKTIEANEMSVMRLFSVGNEQFIVPVYQRRYLWGKDQWIDLWNDIQNIEVGEDHFLGSIVVINPQHNIEINQFEVVDGQQRLTTLSLLIAALRDSLIQSGGEQEESIGEALHGYLHCSTMFNKNLPKLIPGRLDRDDFAIIVDRKIKEMTNSNMYLAYQFFKELFFEQNDLVELAKTIIGSLKVVLIQVMSHKDAFRLFETLNDRGLSLSAADLIKNYILSKAARTSEDALDDIVETWDEIVELVGQLDHLRFFRQVLLSKTDGVFSFNKLYDRYKTVVDKSDSIVDLVDELKEYAVFYNQICTATTKYPSVNEKLRAINAIGAATSYTLLLKLLRNHVTEQQLVSILNLIETFALRRAICSWSTNNLDLIFNHLALNTPVDTICVEYIKGVLTRADYIPSDADFVANLKTKNFRQDDQCKYILERIEDYHVNFSKEKSIANRSFVHIEHIMPKTIKSKSSKKEYGDWETYLGTDTALHDIHVNKIGNLTLLGSSLNISASNNPFEEKKKNYEQSSILMTKQLTDCPKWDIAAIQGRTERLAGIAVAIWKL, from the coding sequence TTGAAAAAAACCATAGAGGCTAATGAAATGTCGGTAATGCGTTTATTTTCTGTTGGAAATGAACAGTTTATTGTCCCTGTATACCAAAGAAGATATCTATGGGGCAAGGATCAATGGATAGACTTATGGAATGATATTCAGAACATAGAAGTTGGGGAAGACCATTTCCTAGGTTCAATAGTGGTTATTAATCCTCAACATAATATTGAGATTAATCAATTTGAAGTTGTTGACGGGCAACAACGATTAACTACGCTTTCCTTGCTCATTGCTGCTTTGCGTGACAGTTTGATTCAGAGCGGAGGCGAACAGGAAGAATCAATTGGAGAGGCTCTTCATGGATATTTACATTGTTCTACCATGTTCAATAAAAACTTGCCGAAGCTTATACCAGGAAGATTGGACAGGGATGATTTTGCAATAATTGTTGATCGGAAAATAAAAGAGATGACGAACTCGAATATGTATTTGGCATATCAATTTTTTAAAGAACTTTTTTTCGAGCAAAATGATTTGGTCGAATTAGCAAAGACGATAATTGGATCGTTGAAGGTAGTTTTAATACAGGTGATGTCTCATAAGGATGCATTTAGATTATTTGAAACTCTGAATGACCGGGGCTTATCTCTCTCGGCAGCAGACCTGATTAAAAATTACATTTTAAGTAAAGCTGCTCGTACTTCCGAAGATGCACTTGATGATATCGTTGAAACTTGGGATGAAATAGTTGAGCTTGTTGGTCAGTTGGATCACCTTCGTTTCTTTAGACAAGTATTGTTGTCTAAAACGGATGGCGTATTTTCGTTTAATAAATTATATGATCGATATAAAACCGTAGTTGATAAGTCAGACTCTATTGTAGATTTGGTAGATGAACTGAAAGAGTATGCCGTTTTTTATAATCAAATATGTACAGCCACTACAAAGTATCCATCAGTTAATGAAAAATTACGAGCGATAAATGCAATTGGGGCAGCGACCAGCTATACACTCTTGTTAAAATTACTCAGAAACCATGTGACTGAACAGCAACTTGTATCCATACTTAACCTAATTGAGACATTTGCATTGAGACGAGCTATTTGTAGTTGGTCGACGAACAACTTAGATCTAATATTTAATCATTTGGCGCTCAATACTCCAGTTGATACTATTTGTGTAGAATATATAAAAGGGGTACTGACAAGGGCTGATTATATTCCATCGGACGCAGATTTCGTTGCTAATTTAAAAACGAAGAACTTTAGACAAGATGATCAATGCAAATACATACTGGAGCGGATTGAGGATTACCACGTAAACTTCAGTAAAGAAAAAAGCATAGCAAACCGATCCTTTGTCCATATCGAGCATATTATGCCAAAAACGATCAAATCCAAGAGTAGTAAAAAAGAATACGGAGATTGGGAGACGTATTTGGGAACTGACACGGCTTTACATGATATCCATGTTAATAAAATTGGAAATCTGACTCTACTGGGTTCAAGCTTAAATATCTCAGCATCCAATAATCCTTTTGAAGAAAAGAAAAAAAATTATGAGCAATCTTCGATTCTAATGACTAAACAACTTACTGATTGTCCGAAGTGGGATATAGCAGCAATTCAAGGACGGACAGAGAGACTAGCTGGCATCGCAGTAGCGATCTGGAAGCTGTAA
- a CDS encoding DUF4011 domain-containing protein, which yields MKTDIFNKKIHKWKTNLIDLSKRNRLINFKDNVASVIKFKTDLNMMHQSLSSDKSLMVQSIVDLQKFIDKEKRALAKKAAVAEVEDNEFDDIVVFAYEKLENALQSIRLKAKSSLDEKGVNTLYVTFGQLVWKESRDSSIEMKSPLLLFPVTLKRENSDRPYYLERFDDDLTLNPTLVHKIKSDFGIVLPPITEEDEVNIVEYLNKVKNVIKSNKEWSVTADAYLGLFSFSKIVMYKDFEQFTSEISNHPVVQKLAGVLNEHEHDEYKETDLIEHHDRISKSVESFQILDADSSQQEAILAANNGKSFIISGPPGTGKSQTISNIIAESLAKGKKVLFVSEKKAALEVVKKRLDDKQLGDFCLELHSNTTNKKSVLAELDRTLSQQFSPKSGQSL from the coding sequence GTGAAAACAGATATATTCAACAAGAAGATACATAAATGGAAAACCAACCTGATAGACCTCTCTAAACGAAACAGGTTAATAAATTTTAAAGATAATGTAGCTTCGGTTATAAAGTTTAAAACCGATTTAAATATGATGCATCAGTCTTTGTCTAGTGATAAATCGTTAATGGTACAATCCATTGTTGATCTTCAAAAATTTATTGATAAAGAAAAAAGGGCACTTGCAAAGAAGGCAGCAGTAGCTGAAGTTGAAGATAATGAATTTGATGACATTGTAGTATTCGCATATGAAAAATTAGAAAATGCACTGCAAAGTATTCGACTAAAAGCCAAGTCATCACTAGATGAAAAGGGCGTTAACACTTTGTATGTGACTTTTGGGCAGTTGGTTTGGAAAGAGTCCCGTGATAGCAGCATTGAGATGAAATCTCCATTATTATTATTTCCAGTTACTTTAAAGAGAGAAAACTCAGATAGACCCTACTATCTTGAGCGATTTGATGATGATTTGACTTTAAATCCTACTTTAGTCCATAAAATCAAAAGCGATTTTGGAATTGTACTTCCTCCGATTACTGAAGAAGACGAAGTAAATATTGTTGAATACTTGAACAAAGTAAAAAATGTAATAAAAAGTAACAAAGAATGGTCCGTTACTGCGGATGCTTATTTAGGATTATTTTCTTTCAGCAAAATTGTAATGTACAAAGACTTTGAACAATTTACTTCAGAAATAAGTAATCATCCGGTTGTACAGAAACTGGCAGGAGTATTGAATGAACATGAACATGATGAGTACAAAGAAACGGATCTAATCGAACATCATGATCGTATATCAAAATCAGTTGAATCATTTCAAATTTTGGACGCGGATTCAAGTCAACAAGAAGCAATACTTGCAGCAAATAATGGTAAAAGCTTTATCATTAGTGGTCCTCCTGGAACCGGTAAAAGCCAAACGATCTCAAATATAATTGCTGAGAGCTTAGCTAAAGGTAAAAAGGTTTTATTTGTGAGTGAGAAAAAAGCCGCCTTAGAGGTAGTTAAAAAGCGCCTGGATGATAAACAATTAGGCGATTTCTGCTTGGAGCTTCACAGTAACACTACGAATAAAAAGTCGGTGCTCGCTGAGCTGGATCGGACTTTAAGTCAGCAGTTCTCTCCGAAGTCGGGACAGAGTCTGTAA
- a CDS encoding IS256 family transposase → MGLWTKQQLREFIKENNLVSAQDAQNALKELFAETIQEMLEAEMDTHLGYGKHEVKAKLTPNSRNGKSRKTVVSEYGEQEIAIPRDRLGEFEPLVVKKHQSNVTGIEEQIIALYAKGISTREIQDHLGQMYGIEVSPTLISNVTNKIVPLIKEWQNRPLQGVYAVVYLDAIHFKVKQDGAIINKAAYMVIGIDLDGNKDVLGMWIGENESSKFWLSVLNELKNRGVGDILIICVDNLSGFSQAIAACYPQTEIQKCIIHQIRSSTRYVSYKDIKKVTADLKPIYKAATEEGALLELDRFEEVWGAKYPLIIRSWRTNWDELATFFKYPPEIRKLIYTTNMIESYHRQLRKVTKGKSIFPTDEALLKMLYLATVDVTRKWTGRVQNWGQMLLQLSVFFPDRVGQHLR, encoded by the coding sequence ATGGGACTTTGGACAAAACAACAGTTACGGGAATTTATTAAGGAAAACAACTTGGTAAGCGCACAGGATGCGCAGAATGCTCTAAAAGAGCTATTTGCGGAGACGATTCAGGAGATGCTGGAAGCCGAAATGGACACTCATTTAGGCTACGGAAAGCATGAAGTGAAGGCGAAGCTCACGCCAAACAGCCGTAACGGAAAGAGCCGTAAAACGGTTGTCAGTGAGTACGGGGAACAGGAAATCGCTATCCCTCGTGACCGTCTGGGTGAGTTTGAGCCACTTGTCGTCAAGAAGCATCAGTCGAACGTAACCGGCATCGAAGAGCAAATCATCGCTCTGTACGCCAAAGGGATTAGTACCCGAGAAATTCAGGATCACCTGGGGCAGATGTATGGCATTGAGGTGTCGCCTACGCTCATTTCCAATGTCACAAATAAGATTGTTCCTCTCATTAAAGAATGGCAGAATCGGCCTCTGCAAGGCGTTTACGCTGTTGTCTATCTGGATGCGATCCACTTCAAAGTCAAGCAAGACGGGGCCATTATCAACAAGGCTGCCTACATGGTCATTGGCATTGATCTGGACGGAAACAAAGACGTGCTGGGCATGTGGATTGGTGAGAACGAGTCCTCCAAGTTCTGGCTCAGCGTGCTGAATGAACTCAAGAATCGTGGAGTGGGGGACATTCTCATTATCTGCGTGGATAACCTGTCCGGGTTCTCTCAAGCGATTGCGGCCTGCTATCCCCAAACTGAAATCCAGAAGTGTATTATTCACCAAATCCGCAGCTCTACACGGTACGTGTCTTACAAGGATATTAAGAAGGTGACCGCCGACTTAAAGCCTATATACAAGGCAGCTACCGAGGAAGGTGCCTTGCTTGAACTCGACCGTTTTGAGGAAGTCTGGGGGGCGAAATATCCCCTCATTATCCGTTCGTGGCGGACGAATTGGGACGAACTTGCTACTTTTTTCAAGTACCCGCCTGAGATACGTAAACTGATTTACACCACCAATATGATTGAGAGTTACCACCGTCAGCTTCGTAAAGTAACCAAAGGAAAGAGCATCTTTCCTACCGATGAAGCTCTGCTAAAAATGCTCTATCTGGCCACCGTCGATGTCACTCGAAAATGGACTGGACGTGTCCAAAACTGGGGCCAAATGCTGCTCCAGCTTTCGGTATTTTTCCCAGACCGGGTCGGTCAACACTTGCGTTAG
- a CDS encoding AAA domain-containing protein, producing the protein MTEVPELTFAIKEVGKLTDANLLEIHELLGRLRQYASVLRGSETHIWSGSQVKKFTLELQSDISVKFKRLSGIFSSIDIELTNLIEQLGLNWNANPNNFIRLQLINNLLKDIPIVPEDWLRNEGHLAYRSTLCNEAMEKFDAYHSAKQNIASTYNEEVWRLDVDQVSADLSRTRDEINRLMDESFITELTMDSQPTLSDFKSLNVSLNELIDINDDLSQVFGFNVDAFNLERVMIFNSILEKIALRIRPTAHWFDVDSFNKVKESLLETRTMIEEFQFDIDAFNQKYDRQLLERMELNGMLDRFMLNYSSIFRIFKGSYRNDQKILNFHLKSPAKRKFGELLHDVKLIDRILKKKQWIESEHLRIVSLLGGNYKGLDTNWAELAANIGHMEDLNNCITGNRIPDEKIKLLLLQATMSEMEQVAALHNKINRAMSVVSELSTNAKRLLSKNIGNEIEKMPVLELRKVISEVITASDSFLNAKSTLLSYSVKTLFNKYKEMVDDLQEIRNYKESKQVIDGNKPLFKSVFGPLFSDYDTNWDNVLKSLEWTKNLREVVINTIPEKIIQAIQLRDNLLYDFSHKTIEKVSKSIYDSLTLLQFFQSIFPAESTVFDGKTLKEADYKDFAAKLENWANESYKLEEWTAVQQILSDANKLGIQEFIHEVKGMEVTDSVDFTAAFLKRFFKLWLDFAYDLLPALQHFNADQHGKLIAQFKTLDKSQLQSNGSRIHAILNNNKKTRLSSSDFTFKVGVLRREISKKTKHKPIRKLFAEIPEVIFALKPCLMMSPMSVSQFIDPSNISFDTVIFDEASQLCTEDAVGAIFRGKQIIIAGDKKQLPPTKFFGTTIEEDEEFADEDDESNDSYESVLEEASIFMRVKPLLWHYRSKHESLIAFSNNEIYDKQLYTFPSFSNAKDDGVSLVYVPDGIYERSTSRRNLNEAKTVAQLVFEHVRRSPERSLGVIAFSEAQQQAILDQINALRKQHKDSRFESFFDDSKSDYFFVKNLENVQGDERDTIFFSVGYGKDSNGTIHYNFGPLNKPGGERRLNVAVTRAKYEIKLVSSIIHSDLDDAKLNKKGPQLLKAYLYYAHTGGEFSSNTGIQNDGEFDSPLEEDVYEALTARGLILRKQVGCSSYRIDLAVVDPKKPGNYILGIECDGAAYHSSKTARDRDRLRQEILESLGWKIHRIWSQDWFKRKKDEINKIMNIIRNENGGESHE; encoded by the coding sequence TTGACTGAAGTACCAGAGCTTACTTTTGCAATTAAAGAAGTTGGGAAGCTTACAGATGCTAATCTACTAGAAATACACGAATTATTAGGACGCTTACGTCAATATGCTAGTGTGTTAAGGGGAAGCGAAACCCACATTTGGAGTGGTTCGCAAGTAAAGAAGTTTACTCTTGAGTTACAGAGTGATATATCCGTTAAGTTTAAACGATTATCTGGTATTTTTAGTTCGATAGATATTGAACTAACCAATCTTATCGAACAATTAGGGTTGAATTGGAACGCAAATCCTAATAACTTTATTAGGTTGCAATTAATAAATAATCTTTTGAAAGACATCCCAATTGTTCCTGAAGATTGGCTGCGAAACGAAGGGCATCTTGCATATAGAAGTACACTCTGTAATGAAGCAATGGAAAAGTTCGATGCATATCATTCAGCCAAGCAGAACATTGCATCTACTTACAATGAAGAGGTCTGGAGATTGGATGTTGATCAAGTCTCAGCGGACCTTTCGCGTACTAGAGACGAGATAAATAGGTTGATGGACGAGAGCTTTATAACTGAGTTAACCATGGATTCACAGCCTACTTTATCTGACTTCAAGTCACTAAACGTTTCACTTAATGAATTAATAGATATTAATGATGATTTGTCTCAAGTTTTTGGTTTCAATGTTGACGCATTCAATTTAGAGCGCGTGATGATCTTTAATTCCATCTTAGAAAAAATTGCTCTTCGTATTAGACCTACAGCTCATTGGTTTGATGTTGATTCATTTAATAAAGTAAAAGAATCATTATTAGAAACTCGAACGATGATCGAAGAGTTTCAATTCGATATTGATGCCTTTAATCAAAAATATGATCGTCAACTATTAGAGCGTATGGAGCTTAATGGGATGCTCGATCGGTTCATGTTAAATTATTCGAGCATTTTTAGGATTTTCAAAGGTTCATATCGAAACGATCAAAAAATTCTAAATTTCCATTTGAAATCACCTGCAAAGAGGAAGTTTGGTGAATTGCTACATGATGTCAAATTAATCGATCGAATTCTTAAAAAGAAACAGTGGATCGAATCAGAGCATCTTCGTATTGTATCGTTATTAGGAGGTAATTATAAAGGTCTGGATACTAATTGGGCAGAACTCGCAGCAAATATTGGGCATATGGAAGATTTAAATAATTGCATTACAGGCAATCGTATACCTGATGAGAAGATCAAGTTACTATTGTTGCAGGCTACAATGAGTGAAATGGAACAAGTTGCAGCACTCCATAACAAAATCAATCGAGCAATGTCTGTTGTAAGTGAGTTATCTACCAATGCCAAACGATTGTTAAGTAAGAATATTGGGAATGAGATCGAAAAGATGCCAGTATTGGAACTAAGAAAAGTAATTAGCGAAGTGATAACTGCTTCGGATTCGTTTCTGAATGCGAAGTCGACCTTGCTTTCATATTCGGTAAAAACGTTATTTAACAAATATAAAGAAATGGTCGATGATCTTCAAGAAATTCGTAATTACAAGGAATCGAAACAAGTAATTGATGGAAATAAACCCCTTTTTAAGTCTGTCTTTGGTCCCTTATTCAGTGATTATGATACAAATTGGGACAATGTCTTAAAATCATTAGAATGGACTAAAAATTTAAGAGAAGTAGTTATTAATACAATCCCCGAGAAAATAATTCAAGCAATACAATTACGAGATAACTTGTTATATGATTTTTCACATAAAACAATAGAAAAGGTTAGCAAGAGTATTTACGACAGTTTGACTTTGTTGCAATTCTTCCAGTCCATCTTTCCAGCAGAATCGACTGTATTCGATGGGAAAACCTTGAAAGAAGCGGATTATAAGGATTTCGCGGCGAAGTTGGAGAACTGGGCGAATGAATCGTATAAATTGGAAGAATGGACGGCAGTTCAACAAATACTATCCGACGCAAATAAATTAGGGATTCAAGAGTTTATACATGAAGTTAAAGGAATGGAAGTAACTGATAGTGTGGATTTTACTGCTGCTTTTCTAAAAAGATTTTTTAAGCTGTGGTTAGATTTTGCTTATGATTTATTGCCTGCATTACAACATTTCAATGCAGATCAACATGGCAAGTTAATTGCCCAGTTTAAAACACTTGATAAATCACAACTGCAGTCCAATGGTTCACGCATTCATGCGATATTGAATAATAACAAAAAAACACGGTTATCGAGTTCTGATTTCACTTTTAAAGTCGGAGTCCTTAGAAGAGAGATTTCAAAGAAAACAAAACATAAGCCGATTCGTAAATTATTCGCCGAGATTCCAGAAGTGATTTTTGCGCTTAAACCATGCTTAATGATGAGTCCAATGTCGGTAAGCCAGTTTATTGATCCATCCAATATTTCATTTGATACTGTTATTTTTGATGAAGCTTCGCAGTTATGTACTGAGGATGCGGTCGGAGCGATTTTTAGAGGGAAACAAATCATAATCGCAGGTGATAAAAAGCAGCTGCCTCCAACAAAATTCTTTGGAACTACAATAGAAGAAGATGAGGAATTTGCTGATGAAGATGATGAGAGCAATGATTCTTATGAAAGTGTATTAGAAGAAGCATCTATATTCATGAGAGTCAAACCGCTTTTATGGCATTATCGTAGTAAACATGAATCCCTAATAGCATTTTCGAACAATGAGATTTATGATAAGCAACTTTACACATTCCCAAGTTTCAGTAATGCTAAGGATGATGGTGTTTCGCTCGTTTATGTTCCGGATGGCATATATGAACGCAGTACGAGTCGTCGTAATTTGAATGAGGCTAAAACTGTTGCACAACTGGTATTCGAGCATGTTAGGCGGTCACCTGAACGCAGCCTTGGTGTTATTGCTTTTAGTGAAGCACAACAGCAGGCTATCCTAGATCAAATCAACGCTTTACGCAAACAACATAAAGATTCTCGATTTGAATCGTTCTTTGATGATAGTAAAAGTGATTATTTCTTCGTTAAAAACTTGGAGAATGTTCAAGGCGATGAGCGAGACACCATTTTCTTTAGCGTTGGTTATGGTAAAGATTCAAATGGAACTATTCATTATAACTTTGGACCACTGAATAAACCGGGCGGAGAACGCCGCTTAAATGTTGCAGTAACTCGCGCGAAGTATGAAATCAAGTTAGTATCCAGTATTATCCATTCTGATTTGGATGATGCAAAGCTCAACAAAAAAGGTCCGCAATTACTGAAGGCATATTTGTATTATGCACATACCGGCGGTGAGTTCAGTTCGAATACGGGAATTCAAAATGATGGAGAGTTTGATTCTCCGTTAGAAGAAGATGTATATGAGGCGTTAACCGCAAGAGGACTTATATTGCGTAAACAAGTTGGATGCTCTTCGTACCGTATTGACCTTGCTGTCGTCGATCCTAAAAAGCCAGGTAATTATATCTTGGGAATTGAGTGCGACGGAGCAGCCTATCACTCGTCTAAAACGGCTAGAGACAGAGATCGATTGCGGCAAGAAATACTGGAATCTCTCGGATGGAAGATCCATCGTATTTGGTCGCAGGATTGGTTCAAGAGAAAGAAAGATGAAATTAATAAGATAATGAACATTATTAGAAATGAAAATGGAGGAGAAAGTCATGAATGA